The following proteins come from a genomic window of Synechococcus sp. BIOS-E4-1:
- the ggpS gene encoding glucosylglycerol-phosphate synthase, whose amino-acid sequence MNLSIGSSNFIILYHRTPFDEAKDEAGKRIWRDQKSPNGIIPTLRNLFRDRDNGTWIAWRQVDDLSNAEDERIAMDEPASFTLRRIPLEQAQISSFYHVTSKESFWPILHTFPNFFNVNNTDWSIFEEVNQRFANAACSEAAPGATVWVHDYNLWLVPGYIRSKRQDLKIAFFHHTPFPSSDVFSILPWRKQILESLLSCDVVGFHIPRYTENFARAANCLLGVEKGEKKSVPLRFLGCGSALTEPSETPWLNYRGRKVRLLSSPVGTSPDVIQALTKDSHVQHLSERIDEDTKKGRKLILSASRVDYTKGNEELLLAFERLLERRPDLHGKVVLMLACVAAASGMRIYEDTQRLIEETAGRINGRFSKIDWVPIRFSTRRIPYEEMVAWFSQADICWITPLRDGLNLVAKEYAAARKGQAGVLVLSEFTGASVILDGAVLTNPYSHKQMDTAIDSAIDMPTSEQIERMEKMSSAVETYTVSDWADEQMGALEIKE is encoded by the coding sequence ATGAATTTGAGCATAGGCAGCAGTAATTTCATTATTCTTTATCATCGGACGCCATTCGATGAAGCAAAAGACGAAGCAGGGAAAAGAATCTGGCGCGACCAGAAAAGTCCGAATGGAATTATTCCTACTCTGAGAAACCTCTTTAGGGACCGAGACAACGGAACCTGGATTGCATGGCGTCAGGTGGATGACCTGAGCAATGCTGAAGACGAAAGAATCGCGATGGATGAACCAGCTTCATTCACGTTGAGACGAATACCTTTAGAACAGGCACAGATCTCAAGCTTTTACCACGTCACTTCAAAAGAATCTTTCTGGCCAATTCTACACACATTCCCAAACTTCTTTAATGTCAACAATACAGATTGGAGTATTTTCGAAGAGGTTAATCAACGGTTTGCCAACGCAGCCTGCTCAGAAGCAGCTCCCGGTGCCACAGTTTGGGTCCACGATTACAACCTATGGCTTGTTCCGGGGTACATTCGTAGCAAACGTCAAGACCTAAAAATTGCTTTTTTTCATCACACGCCATTTCCCAGTAGTGATGTTTTCTCAATTCTTCCATGGCGGAAGCAAATCCTGGAAAGCCTACTCAGTTGTGACGTGGTTGGCTTTCACATTCCACGCTACACAGAGAATTTCGCAAGGGCCGCAAATTGTCTTTTAGGTGTGGAAAAAGGAGAAAAAAAAAGCGTTCCGCTTCGATTTCTTGGTTGCGGCTCCGCACTGACGGAACCATCTGAAACACCCTGGCTGAACTATCGAGGACGAAAAGTCCGTCTTTTGTCATCTCCGGTCGGAACATCTCCCGACGTCATTCAAGCACTGACAAAAGATTCACATGTTCAGCATTTATCAGAGCGAATTGACGAAGACACAAAAAAAGGAAGAAAGCTCATCCTTTCTGCAAGCAGAGTCGATTACACAAAAGGAAATGAGGAGTTATTGTTAGCCTTCGAGCGACTTCTTGAACGTCGGCCTGATCTTCACGGGAAAGTTGTTCTGATGCTGGCTTGCGTCGCCGCCGCTTCAGGCATGCGCATCTATGAAGATACGCAGCGACTGATTGAAGAAACAGCTGGTCGTATCAACGGACGCTTCAGCAAAATTGACTGGGTTCCAATTCGATTTTCAACACGCAGAATTCCTTACGAAGAAATGGTGGCGTGGTTTTCACAAGCAGATATCTGTTGGATCACCCCACTGCGTGACGGACTCAATCTCGTAGCCAAGGAATATGCCGCTGCCAGGAAAGGGCAGGCTGGAGTTCTCGTGCTTTCTGAATTCACAGGAGCTTCTGTGATTCTTGATGGCGCAGTTTTGACCAATCCCTATTCGCACAAGCAAATGGATACTGCGATTGATTCAGCTATTGATATGCCCACATCAGAACAAATAGAGAGGATGGAGAAAATGAGTTCTGCTGTTGAAACATACACAGTTTCGGACTGGGCTGATGAACAAATGGGTGCACTCGAGATCAAGGAGTAA
- a CDS encoding ABC transporter substrate-binding protein — MPAPFADSTAELVKSFNQQHQGRIHLNVIRGPLETEAISDLAISSLLLGDTPFDGLLMDVTWVPKYAKAGWLESLDSYFTNEEVNALATGASEGNHYQGSLLRWPLTADIGLLYWRTDLMDQPPQTPQDLENISKSLQSSGRIPYGYVWQGKQYEGLSCVFLEIIDGFGGEWFSPETGRIGLDKPPGVAAAQWLDELIQQGISPRAVTNYMETEALQSFKSGQAAFMRNWPYAWAELQKNDSLVRNKVGITTMVAQTGHQPAATLGSWGLSLLKGSANPESTVEAFKFLTSEESQYYLYTKYGYTPTQRAVFNDQNLLKNNPSLQSIGEALSYARSRPETPLYAQISDVLQRKLSGTLTGMTEPPAGMQQAERSTSQVLEAAGAAP, encoded by the coding sequence ATGCCGGCTCCATTTGCTGATTCAACTGCTGAGCTGGTCAAAAGCTTTAATCAACAACACCAGGGCCGAATTCATCTGAATGTGATCAGGGGACCTCTAGAAACCGAGGCAATCTCAGACCTGGCAATCAGCAGTCTTTTATTGGGGGATACGCCTTTTGACGGACTGCTGATGGACGTGACCTGGGTACCGAAATATGCAAAGGCGGGCTGGCTTGAATCCCTTGACAGCTATTTCACCAATGAGGAGGTGAACGCTCTTGCCACAGGTGCCAGTGAAGGGAACCATTACCAGGGATCACTGCTGCGTTGGCCGCTGACTGCTGACATCGGCCTTCTTTATTGGCGCACTGACCTGATGGATCAGCCTCCTCAGACTCCCCAGGACCTGGAAAACATCAGTAAGTCACTTCAGTCAAGCGGCAGAATCCCCTATGGCTATGTGTGGCAGGGCAAACAATACGAGGGACTCAGCTGTGTTTTTCTTGAAATCATTGATGGCTTCGGTGGTGAATGGTTTTCACCCGAAACCGGAAGGATTGGCTTGGATAAACCACCAGGAGTTGCTGCTGCACAATGGCTCGATGAGCTGATTCAACAAGGGATCAGTCCACGAGCCGTCACCAACTATATGGAAACTGAGGCTTTGCAGAGCTTCAAATCTGGCCAGGCAGCATTCATGCGCAACTGGCCTTATGCCTGGGCTGAATTACAAAAGAACGACAGTCTGGTGAGAAATAAAGTAGGAATTACCACCATGGTGGCACAAACAGGTCATCAACCTGCAGCAACATTGGGAAGCTGGGGATTAAGCCTTTTGAAGGGATCAGCAAATCCTGAATCAACCGTTGAAGCTTTTAAATTTCTCACCAGTGAAGAATCCCAATATTATTTATATACCAAATACGGATATACACCAACACAAAGAGCCGTCTTCAATGATCAGAACCTGCTGAAAAACAATCCTTCATTGCAATCCATCGGTGAAGCATTGTCGTATGCCCGCTCCAGACCAGAAACTCCCCTCTATGCACAGATCAGCGATGTTTTGCAGAGAAAACTAAGTGGCACGCTCACGGGAATGACAGAGCCTCCAGCAGGAATGCAACAAGCAGAGCGATCCACAAGTCAGGTGCTTGAAGCAGCAGGAGCAGCTCCCTAA
- a CDS encoding carbohydrate ABC transporter permease: MPLLILLIPSLIFLLAVFALPLFRYVWLSFHADSVMTGLVALPNQGANWQRFIQDARYWQDLLQTLRFSFVSVTAEVVLGLIIALILNQPLRKRALIRSSSLIPWALPTTVMALGWRWIFNTPYGPIDRLMQSGLGRSLNALGEPSIAWITTVYADIWKTTPFVALILLAGLQTIPSDLYEAAKLEGAGPWICLRRITIPLLLPYLGLALMFRLAQAFGVFDLVQVMTGGGPASSTESIALYAYWNALRFLDFGYSATIMIGSFVILSSLIVIAWLVITAVRSRSAGAFAK; this comes from the coding sequence ATGCCATTGCTGATCCTGCTGATTCCGTCTCTGATCTTTCTGCTTGCGGTGTTTGCGTTACCGCTATTTCGCTATGTCTGGCTCAGCTTCCATGCAGATTCGGTGATGACAGGTCTGGTGGCCCTCCCGAATCAGGGAGCCAACTGGCAGCGGTTCATTCAGGACGCCCGTTACTGGCAGGACCTGCTGCAGACCCTTCGCTTTTCCTTTGTCTCAGTGACGGCTGAAGTCGTGCTCGGCTTGATCATTGCCTTGATCCTCAATCAGCCGTTACGAAAGCGAGCACTGATCAGATCATCCTCATTGATTCCATGGGCCCTGCCCACAACAGTGATGGCTCTTGGCTGGAGATGGATCTTCAACACTCCCTACGGACCCATTGACCGACTGATGCAATCAGGATTGGGACGATCCCTCAATGCTCTGGGGGAACCATCCATTGCATGGATCACCACCGTCTACGCCGATATCTGGAAAACAACTCCATTCGTGGCGCTGATTCTGCTTGCTGGCCTGCAGACCATTCCTTCAGATCTCTACGAAGCAGCAAAACTGGAAGGAGCAGGTCCCTGGATTTGCCTGCGGCGCATCACAATCCCTCTTCTGCTTCCTTACCTGGGTCTTGCACTGATGTTCCGTCTTGCGCAAGCCTTCGGAGTCTTTGATCTCGTGCAGGTGATGACTGGGGGTGGTCCGGCGAGCAGTACGGAGAGCATTGCTCTCTATGCCTATTGGAATGCTTTGCGGTTTCTCGATTTTGGGTACAGCGCCACCATCATGATTGGCAGCTTCGTGATTCTCAGTTCACTGATTGTCATTGCATGGCTCGTGATCACAGCAGTGAGGAGCAGATCTGCAGGAGCCTTCGCCAAATGA
- a CDS encoding carbohydrate ABC transporter permease, producing MKAARFVIIALLIWSLGPLAWQLYTSFCTDQALVTPFASMDQRWTLAHYQSVLQSNPPFIRYLLNSLFAGGISTVLTLLLAIPAGYSLSKLGQRSALIIKCLLIGCALFPYVLLFLALLEIARYLQLGNSLLALAIPYAALSQPLAVLLLTNAFSDLPPELEDAGRVEGLSVLQRFRWILLPLISPAIASTAILVFLFSWNEYPIALTWISDSEKLTLPVAMARIAGSSIHSVPYGPYAAATVIGSIPLILLVMVFQKPIVSGLTTGAVKG from the coding sequence ATGAAAGCAGCACGTTTCGTGATTATTGCTTTGTTGATCTGGTCACTCGGTCCATTGGCTTGGCAGCTTTACACCTCCTTCTGCACTGATCAAGCACTAGTCACACCATTTGCATCAATGGATCAGCGTTGGACACTCGCTCATTATCAAAGTGTTCTGCAAAGTAATCCGCCTTTCATTCGCTATCTTCTCAATAGCTTGTTCGCAGGAGGGATCTCCACAGTCCTCACGCTGTTATTGGCAATCCCTGCAGGTTATAGCCTAAGCAAGCTTGGACAACGAAGTGCACTGATCATCAAATGTCTGTTGATTGGTTGCGCGCTATTCCCCTATGTTTTGCTCTTTCTGGCATTGCTGGAAATCGCCCGATATCTTCAACTTGGAAACAGTCTGCTGGCACTTGCTATTCCCTATGCAGCACTATCGCAACCTCTGGCCGTTCTCCTGCTCACAAATGCATTTTCCGATCTTCCTCCGGAACTCGAAGATGCTGGCAGGGTCGAAGGATTAAGCGTTTTACAACGATTTCGGTGGATCTTACTTCCACTCATTTCTCCAGCGATTGCCAGCACAGCGATTCTTGTTTTTCTGTTCTCATGGAATGAATACCCAATTGCACTCACATGGATCAGCGACTCTGAAAAGTTGACACTTCCTGTTGCGATGGCAAGAATTGCTGGATCATCGATTCATTCAGTTCCTTACGGTCCTTACGCAGCAGCTACAGTTATTGGATCAATTCCCCTCATCCTGTTGGTCATGGTTTTCCAGAAACCCATTGTTTCAGGCTTAACCACAGGAGCTGTTAAGGGATGA